The Pieris brassicae chromosome 7, ilPieBrab1.1, whole genome shotgun sequence genome includes the window TACACTTCAAAGGTGGTCGTTGGTTGCAGCATCtgcaatttcattaaatttaaatcattttgcctgttcaaaaatgtttttaaaatacacagCTATCGTACtcgcttctaattttattatcacttaattaaccaatgttttaataaaaatatatgtaccaTAACAACGATTATTCCACACGCAACAACGGTAAGCGAATTGACATATAGACGTAGTTCTCTGATGGCTGGTTGCAGGCAGCCCTTGGTGTAAATCGGATACACACATCGATCACTTTCCTAGgaatatatcaaaaattacTTAGTAAGATAATAACAcgaagtataatatttttgaggTTATTTTGGTTAAACGCAGTTGACTCAGGaaccaatgttttttttgttgttattcATGTTTCTAAATCTCAGTATTAATTTGTTCATTCGCTAACTCTCAACATTGCAAAGAATCCaccgatttttaaattaatttattctaagtgtaaaaaataatgttatacagAAATATCAAGGCATACCAAAGAAGTTGCTATTTGGTTCCTTGCATCTTTATAACTTGTTACATGGACGAAAGTTCTAATTGTAAATTGTTACAATATaggtttttaattgtattataagaatgtatgaatttaataaatccaATATTATCTGGAGTCTTAGGAAACTCtggtttaaattattacaggaAGAAGGCAATACAGACATTATATACACGTTAGCCAacataaaaagttgaaaatctACTGttatatgcatttgtcgcGTTCCTATGGTTAAATTTATAGAAACCACAGCACTTTTCTAATGTACCACATTATGAtcttattacattattctgtaaataaataaatttaaagaaacgtATCCTTGAAGTAGATGAACCAGATTTGTCCATATTAAGAAgagaatgtaaaataattttattaataaaaactatggTTCTAGTGGTTGCAGGCAAAAATAGTTTTCTCTTGCAAATAATTGAGAATAACTGCTTTCAGTCATATATGCAAAATTAGGATAGCTCGGTAATCTTAGCAGCACGCTTGGGCCGCTTTAATATGTATTCATTAGAATAATGACATTAATTGTGTaatcagaaaataaaaacaaaatatattacacataGCCTATGGGTATAgtggtaaaatatatttattatatataaaaaccttACTATTTTTCAGCTGAAAAGCGCATCACAGCTTTATTGGCCACGCTTGGTCCACTTTTATCTGTATTCATCTACTCAGTGTAAACATGtcaataaactatatatatttttaagcttaATTGAATTTACCTTCCCTAAACCTAAACGACCGCAACATGCAGGTGGTAAATTACGACGATGAAGCAGCCAGTCTGTATGATGCTGAACGCCACAGCACTTTAGCtgaaaaacaatattcatatatttcgTAACTTgaattactaattaaatacatacatggTTCGaatactaattttttttattatatctaaattgattatttatattatagttcaTCATGAACAATACAATTTCAGTTTCATTCTATTagcgcattaaacattcgctcgaacggtgaaggaaacatggtgaggaaaccggctagcATTAGACCCAagaagtcaacggcgtgtctCAGGCAGAGgaggctgatcgcctacttgcctataagttTGACCGccgcttttttttaatacaaggGTCAgccaattaaaacaaatattaccaATTCTAAATAAGCATTTCTACTATTCGTAGACATAGGATAAAAGAGGACCTAACCCATAAtaagttaaatgttaaaactGTTGTGTGTTCTAAACctgagtattttaaataatgtaatataactaTCACACGCGTAAACTAAAGGATAGATGCTATTTATGATCCCTGCTTATAAAACGCTCAGAAGAGTGCATACATCTGCCTATACTCACAGAGCGTAACTCCTACGGTTATTGTAATAGCCACgcatataaaactaagaaaatcTGAGTAAACAAATCCCTATGTGTACAGGAAAACACTAACTTCAATTTGCATAGCTGTAAAAGCGCTTTTCACAGCGGGATCTACACCCTCTTCTGACAGAGATCTATACATAGTTTCATTAAGCGCTGCCGGATCCCGTGTAGCCTTCGACAATGCCATGATTGAAGACATCCCAGTACATAACAGTACTAGTGCTGCCGTCACTAATACCATAAGCTAAAAAATAACAGTATTATAGGTTTTAAGACTCGACCTCAATCAATATCTGAAGATAGATTTCAAGTTTTATCAAAAGCGTCTAATAAATCCTTCCTACTTGtcataaactaatattttttattaatcaatttaagatttattttatttaatataatgtgcaaaaaaatcttaaaagcacaaatttttgtttttctccTCGTTGAAGCCTTCTACAATAAGAGACATTTCTATCTGCTACCCATAAATGATGTTTTTCCTGGAAACAAAACCGCCACTGTCATATAGAGGACCTATATGACAGTAATTATATGGCGGTAATTCGTACTTGCCATTGCCATTATTACATACCGTAGCCAAAAGTCTCATGGACTTATGATAATAAGGTACTAAAGTTGACAGCCAACACGCAGGCAAGCAGAGCAGTGCTCCTGATAGGAAGAGAACACTCGCTCCCAGTTCAACTCCCAAGTCTGTGGTCCAGAAGTAATATGACATACGAAAGAGGTTCCATGCTGTCGATCCACCGAGAATTGCACCGCCACTCTAAAAAtacttgttatttaaaaaaaatattatttaaatttcttacaaGGCAACAGATATTTGAAACTAGTAGGTATTTTTCAAGTATTTACATCTGCTTATTCTGCATCTGCATCTGCTATTAGCTTTTAAAGATTGGTAAGACGCGCATGTTACATTTGATTACCTCCAGTCAAATGACTGATGCTTttgataaagaaaatacatttgcaTTAGAGAGCCAAGTATAGGCTAAGGACGTTACAAGCaaggaatattatatttgtggcAAAGTCACCCAAATAAATGCTAAAGAAAATGCCAACGATTGACTTATATTCTAGGGTCTTAAGCTCGTAGAATAAAAAGATATTGCACTCAAACTTACAAGCAGTAAACCAGCACATACGAATAAAATTAGCCCAGTATTTTTCATTATGAATCTTTTccgttaaatttttataatgaaattttgattGAGTTATTGTGTCACATTTGAAAGCGATTTAAATATCGtaccaaaattattataattgtggAAACGGAAgtgtttagaaaataaaagtcAAACAGAACTAACTGAATAGAAATGTATCTGTAGTGAAAGATATTATACAAAGTTGTGGGTGTAGGtgttatatgttattaaactCACAATGActatattcatatagataattaagtaaaactcaacagaaaaaatattaaatttatactaaatttacatttaccaccagttcgcaagtcaagggcgtagggCGGACAAAAAGatctggcaagaaactctccacCTTCTTTGAGCCATACAATTGTTGAACTGCAGcaaatcaatcaaaattaGTCATTCATCatcaatcatttaaataatcgtaaaaGTTGTAAACAgcttttattcttttttttcttttatgcttttcttgataattttacgtttaacgagagttttgaattCAGTGATGATTTTTCGTACGCTTAGATTTGTTCTGATTCGAGTATTACACTGGTCAAAGGTACtatttgaactaaaaaaaataactcagACTTGCCAAGAGATCGTTGCCATTAAGACGCTCTTATTTGCCGTTTGAGAAGCGCATCTTATGAGTTTGTTTGGGATAGGTTGCTcgtatatttatgtatctattttaGTCTAGTATTCTAGTTTATCTATCGTCGAAGATTTCAGTGTCGAACACTTCCACAACCCATGTCTCAGTAcgattataacataattattacatattacaatTGAGGCATCTGACGTTATGACAGTAACAATATAAAGTTTTGCCTTTTTAACCTGGATCCAGTCACGTGAAGGATTATATATGAGGCTGTTGGTTTCTTCATGTTGTCTTTGTCtttaatatatgtgtattgGGAATTTGAGCAACCGCCTAGTTCGGCGCCGGAAGACGGTATTGTCTGCCTCTGCGACTCTAGTACAGGTGACAATGTCAGCGTCAGATATGTCGTGGATGAACAGAAGTAGCGAAATACTTAATGGATGATGACAGGCATTCTGTATTTAAATCAGGAATACCAAGTTCCTCGTCGAGCGACGCAACGTGGAACTTGTGAACTTGAGCTATTTTATAGTTTGAAATATGTTATCGGTTTTCGCAAATTTTTATCGGAAATATAAGGATATAATTCAAAACATCATTtagaaatttctttatatctGTGGTTTCGAAACGAAATCCATCCGCACAGTTCGGATCCGAGGGGTTTGGGTTTTAATAAGAAGCTCGTCGTTCGTTTTTCGTAATAGACGCTCTCAGTGAGACTGAGTATCCAATTGTGTAAGTCTGGATTCCAGATATTTGACTGTATTTCCTAATGACACAATTGGTGGTTGCTCGTGGTAAACCTCAGTACAGGAGTATTCTTGTCTTTCATCAACTTTgattttagtattgtcttttgttaacatagcttttacatcttaagaaaacactttttaatcggattgaagctatgtatcattattataaacttataatcttctatatatataaaacatgtcacaatgttcgttcccatactcctccgaaacggctcgacggattcttatgattttttttatgcatattcagtaagtctgagaatcggctactatctatatttcaaacccctgAGTGATCAGCGGTGTCCACCCCATTTTTTTTCACACaaatcattttgtttttttcttttttatgatacaacatacaaaaatacatacaacgcctctacgatcaactcctatttttaattatagtagaGAGGTTATTTTTATGGAACTATAGAAATGTttcctatataaattatatacttggcaagacgacgtttgccgggtcagctagttatttacataattttaaatttgctttacagcgtgcgtggtcacggtgaccagtgttttcttaactttgattttgttccttatggagtagagactcttgggccatgAGGTTCATGTGCACAGGCacttattaaacttttaagttggcacctggtagatagttccccagagctggtgatttcctggctcaacgaataagtatcgcaatacagcgaggaaatgctgccagcgttaaaggtacactgccacagagaccgaactttttaaatttgttttaattctctttttaataatatttattatgactttgtAGATTATGAATGTTTGTTCTTCCatcttacaatatattttatttcatttcgtATGTTTGGCAGAATCTTTGAAATCTTATACTAAGTTACtgagtaatataataatttgtatatattatatacaaattatgatTCTCCTACGATATTTATTGCAAAGTATTTTCCTAAAGTTCcaaaacattatgtaataacGTCAGTGTACTGCTAATTATCCACATAACAAAATATCACCAGACCAAATCTTTCCGATTGAACACCTTAATTTGACAAATCGTAATTTGTCTTACTTTTTAcactaattaaaactaaattatagctagatttttatgaaaatttatattttaagtgtttGTTATATGGCTTAAAATccattgaaaaatattgtacattttttatatataaatgatggTAGATTCAATATTAGTTTGTGTTTCAATAAGCATTAACATGAAGTACATAGCTTTCGCGTTTGTCTTTATCCTTCAGGGTCTAGTCGTAAATAGTTTGAGGGACTCTGTGGAGGATACATTTGAGTTTGGTATGTTccttaaagtatattttgtttgaaatataaaaactctatttatgaagaaaaaaaacaagttaGTCTATTCTCAATTTTCTTCTGTTAAATTACGCTGAGATGAAAAGGGAaagagtatatatattaatattttttaattgtttatttaattactagtaatcttacaactagcaaacatattataaaacaaaacacttagacaattcAGAAAGCCAAAACATATCAcatagattaacaatatatatgtaacagaaaacaagtaagtacattaatggagagaatatattaaaaaaaaaattaaactaatgaAAACTGCAATTTGATATTTGaaacaacaaattattaaaagagaCAAATGTGTGTAAATACGGTTTCCACAATAAAACTGTGCAATAAGACCGTGTATCAAGTGTGTAAGCTCTAGCaaatttatgatatatttaatttgcttTCCCGTAGGCACAAAACCTGAGACTTTATTTCTActgaaaatatctttatatcaaaataatagcGTATATTATGTTGTCTTAATTTATATCTTGCAAGCCGTTTACATTTTTCAGGGGTGAATACTGGTATCGTTTCGTTTACCACCTCCGGAGAAATTGGCTTACTAGAGAAGCACGTGGAGATACCTATAAAcgtatgtattttgtatttacaaattaaagatTTCGTCGTGATTTGGCAGAATACTACTGTAGCTCTTTGAGGCTAAATTTAATGCTGATGCATTTTGCATAAGGAGAAAAACACAACCTGTATGTCCCTATTAGTGTTAGAAAtattaatgtgtttattattttacgtgATGAATGCTTTTATGTCTGAGGATcccagaatttaattaaatgatgATGAGGATGgcagaattaaaaaatattacatagatacaattatttttggaaTATGTATATCAATCAATTGCTACCTATATCTCTTAACTAATGTGAGACTCATGTCAATCCATTTGTTTCAGTTACCAAGATG containing:
- the LOC123712060 gene encoding tetraspanin-9-like encodes the protein MKNTGLILFVCAGLLLSGGAILGGSTAWNLFRMSYYFWTTDLGVELGASVLFLSGALLCLPACWLSTLVPYYHKSMRLLATLMVLVTAALVLLCTGMSSIMALSKATRDPAALNETMYRSLSEEGVDPAVKSAFTAMQIELKCCGVQHHTDWLLHRRNLPPACCGRLGLGKESDRCVYPIYTKGCLQPAIRELRLYVNSLTVVACGIIVVMAITLFATSYTLVSGVVEHANKSLQPMRVAYLTNSPAFLNNANARNFVPAISPPAQNLNQNIYPSLVAPTNPAFCPS
- the LOC123711741 gene encoding uncharacterized protein LOC123711741; the encoded protein is MKYIAFAFVFILQGLVVNSLRDSVEDTFEFGVNTGIVSFTTSGEIGLLEKHVEIPINLPRCMKLTYVRVDVVNLLGPPKVDLDSDGNIVIIQYRPLQFSKSRYTVVAKAIPSPFCSM